The nucleotide sequence GACCTCTTTCGCATGTTTGACAAGTGAGTGTGTGACCCTTGACCTCTGACCCTGACCCTAGCAGAGCTGAGGAAAGAGGGACAGTCTTGTGACCTCAAGGCCTCGGTCTCCTGTTCTGTACAATGAAGGAGCGGGATGCCCCATCTCCTAGTGGCCCTGCTCTGCCTTCCAGGGTTGTGGATGGGgctgcctcttcccctcccctggcccccaccGTGGGCTCTGAGGCCCCCCTCaatcctccctctgcccacacccccccccccccagaaacGCTGATGGCTATATCGACCTGGAGGAGCTGAAGATAATGCTTCAGGCTACCGGTGAGACCATCACGGAGGACGACATTGAGGAGCTCATGAAGGATGGTGACAAGAACAACGATGGCCGCATCGACTATGATGGTGAGCGATGGGTGTGCTAGATCTTGTGCTGCCCatgccctgcccagcctccaccTCTGACCTATGCCTGCTCCTCTCTCCACAGAGTTCCTGGAGTTCATGAAGGGGGTGGAGTAGACGTTGACCCTTGCCCACAGCTGCCAATGCCACCTTCCAACTtcagctgggccctggggtgggggcagggggccggGGTCCCCAGGATGTGAGCCTGGGCGTGTCCTTGACAGTGGGCCCTCCATGACTGTCTCCCCCAGCCCTTGTCCCAGGGAATGCAAATAAAGCCCTGCTCCCTGGAGGCCTGGCATCTGGCTCTCATTCCCAGGGGCTGTGGCCTCTTCACCAGGGACCACCCTGCCCTCATGACCGTTTCCTTCCCCATCCCAGAGCCCGTGCTCCAGCCACCCTTGCACACCACCTTCGGCAGGAGGGCTCACATTAGATCAGAGACTACCACACTCCACACCCCATTGGCTCCTTTTCTGTGACTGCTGATGCCCAGGACCCATCTCCAGCGATTCAGCATCTGGAGTCTGTGgtagcccaggaatctgcatttaacaTGTTCCTGGGGGCCATGACTTTGGTTggccaggtggcagccaaggggTCCTGCCCATGGAGAGCAGCAGCTGCAGTGCCTGGCTAGGCCCTGGGTGCCACTTGGCACAGCAGCCCCTGTTCCTTGTCAGCTCTGGCTGGGGAGAAGCCGGGCACCGTCAGGGCCTGTGGCTCTAGTCCATCTGCTCACTGACTTGAATTTCCTGCTGCCAACATTGACTCCCACTGACCGCGGGGCATGTTGTCTACTGTTCTCCCCTCACCTATTTGACCAGTGAGgaccctggggctcagagaggggcaggggcctGTCAAGGTCATCTGGTGAGTCTGGAGGAGAGCCGAGCCACTGGCTCCCAGCCAAGGGCTCTGTCTGATGGACCAGGTCCAGACGGGAGTAATTTGCAGTTACTGTGAACCCTAGAGGCTCGAGGaaccccctctgcctccctcacaaAGAATGGAGGCACGAGGCCCGGTGGCTCTCAGCTTACTTGGGGTGCCCAGGCCAGAGCTGCAGCCAGGACTGTGACACTGGCCTTGGGGAGAGGGTGCTGCAAGGAAGTGGAGTTGGACAGCTGCCACAGAGTGTCAGCAGCTGTCCTCGCTCCACCCAGCCACTCCACAGCCTCCCCACCTGTGCCCTAGCCTTGGCATTCCCCAGACAAGCCCAGCATTCCGGAGATGGTCTTAGAATTCTGGAGATGCCTCCAGTGGAGGCTGGAGCCAGCAGGAGCTGCCTGGTCCCTGGAGATACCTGGGGGGAGAGGAGATGGatcccctcagccctgcccttggGAGCGGAGAATTCAAGGATCTACACATACACTCAGGAATTATGACATCTCAGGCGAGGAGGCAGGGCCACAGTGGGTGGCACCGCCAGCTAGGGCACACACCTACCATGTGCCCCACACAGACTGGATGCTGGGATCCTTCAGAGGGAGGCCTGGTCCCTAATTTTGTGGGATTTACAGTCAACTCAGAAAGACAAGGAGGGAGATGTGTGCAGTGAGGAAACTAGTGCAGTGGAGGTGTGGTGGCCATGAGCTAGAGTGgtcctggaaggcttcctggaggaagtggtaCTGAGCCGAGGCCTGAAGAACCACAGGGAACCAGTCATGGGAGGGCATGGGGGAAGACTGGAGCATCTCAGGAGCTGAAAGGCAGTGTTGGGCCAGGCGCCCAGCCCCGGCAGCCTTAGGGCGAGAAGGCCTGGTGGCTCTCAGCACAGTGGGGCAAGAAGATTGCACAGGTTCAGGGTATGTTTTGGGACTAGAATCGACAATTCACTGATGCCTTGGATGTGAGATGTGAGAAGGTGGGGAGTCAAGGATGACCTTTCCTTTCAAAGATGAgactgccatttactgagatacGGAAGCCTGGGAGAGGCACAGGTTCTTGGTGGGATATCAGGAAATGGAGGTTCCTTTTTacctttagatttttttttttttgcaatttttaacttttcattttgaaactgCAGACTAGCAAAAATAGTTCAAAAAACTCCCATTTACACTTTACCCAGCTTCCCCAAATTTTAACATCTTAAATGGCTACAGGCCAATGTTCAAACCCGGGAAATTAACACTGACATACCAGAGGTAACTCATCTGCTGACCTCACACAGATTTGTCAGTTGTGGGGACCAGCCAGTTTGCATAGCGGTTaactttgcacactctgcttccatggcccagggttcgctggtttggatcctgggtgcagacctagcaccacttatcaggccatgctgtggcggtgtcccacatctaaaatagaggaagatgggcacagatgttagcacagggccaatcttcctcagcaaagaaaaagtcAATTGCTCTGTTAAAGTCCTCTTCCTGGACTGGGACCCAGCCAGAATTACACATTGCATCTTGTCATCCTGTCCCCTTACATTCCTCCAAtctgtggcagtttctcagtctttcctcagCTTTAATGACccgacacttttgaagagtacaagccagttattttgtagaatctcGCAATTTGAGTTTATTTGGTGTTTCCTCAGGactagattcaggttatgcatttctGGAGAGACAATCACGGGAAAGATGGTGAGTCCTTTGTCCATGTCCCATCCTCTGGGACAGGATGGTGGGGATGTCAAAGCGAGGCTGGGACTGAGTCAGAGGGCACAAGGAGAGCTATAAATTCAGGTGTGGTCAGAGTAAGAAGTGCTTCCCCAGCTCTGATCCTGGATGAGGCCTCCAGAGTGAAGATGTGTAGAGAGAGGTAGCCCAGGACTAGGCACCAGGCACCCCACCTGAGCAGTCCAGGGGAGGAGACGTGgccagtggggtgggggagaccCTGGCTGAGTGAGGGGCCCTGGGAACCAGGAGGAAAGGAATGAGGCATTCAAGACCGCTGATGGCCCTGGGCTTAGGAAACTTGGAAGCCCCCAAGAGCTTGGCCACCTGGACAGGAGAGTTTCACTGGCGTGGTGGGATGGGAGCCCGGCTGGAGAGGGCCAAAGGAGTGAGGCGAGGTAAAGGGGAGATGGCGAGTGTGGACAATactggtgactttttttttttttaaatatctttttttgttttttgcttttttttttgaggaagattaaccctgagctaacacccgctgccaatcctcctctcttttctgagaaagactggccctgagctaacatctgtgcccatcttcctctactttatatgtgggatgcctaccacagcatggcttgacaagcagtgcgtaggtccacacctgggatccgaactagcgaaccccaggccgctgaagcggaatgtgcaaacttaacccctgtgccaccgggccggcccccagtacTGGTGACATTTTACAAACTGTCAGGGAACAGAGAAATGGACTGGAGCTAAGAGGAGATGTGGAGTCCAGGGAAGGTCATTTAAGGAGGGGGATCAGAAAATGGCCTGAATGCCTATGGGAACAATCCAGTGAAACTGGAAAAGAGTTAATGCAACACTCAGGGGCAGAGTGGTGGAAGGTGAGTGGCCACAGGTCTCTGGGGGCTCAAGGCCATGAGGGAAGAATTGTGGCAGTGGGGATACTGAGTGTAGGCAGTGGTCATGTCCTTCTTGGTGGCGACTTGGAGGATGGGAactgaggtggagggaggagaacATGATTGGTGGAGAGGATGACAAGGAcctgagaggtggggtggggggggcaccCAGGGGATGTGGGATGCTAATGGAtttgggggaggagaagagagacatcCTAAGAGTTAAGCCCTCTGTGAACAAAATGGGAGGATGGCTGGGCCAGCTACAAAGAGGGTATATGAGGGAGGTTACTGGTGCCTTAAAGAAGGGGTCCACAGGGAGGGAGCCCCATGGGATTGTCTCAATGTTTCTGTTCCAGGGGCAGGCCCgggggtgcagcagttaagtttgcacgttccgcttcagtggcccagggtttgctggttcgaatccagggtgcggacatggcacagcatggcaagccatgctgtggtaggcatcccacatataaagtagaggaagatgggcacagatgttagctcagggccagtcttcctcagcaaaaagaggaagattggcagcagttagctcagggctaatcttcctcaaaaaacaaaacaaaacaaaacaaaaaaagaaaccaatatcTCTGTTCCAAAATGAGGTTGGTCGGGGAGGGACTAGGGATCCATTCCTTCCAGGCATGCCCACCCCAGAATTCTagctgggagaggctgggctgcGACCCTCCACGTAGCCAGCTGGTGGCACCTGATGCGTGAACACGCACATCACACATGTATGTGGCCAAGGGCTCACAGCTCCCACTGGCACATGGCATTGTACTCCTCTACATGCGTTACCTACTTCTGTTTTGCTGCGTTCAGTCCTCTCCATTTCTTCTGTGCTGTGTCGTTCTTTGCCTGGATAGTGCTTCCTTCATGAAGCCTCCCTTGATTTCCTCCATTAGAAGCAATCAGGGGAGCATCTCCCACTGGCCCTGCCTCTTCACATTGTGATTGTTTGGTTACTGCCTAGCTTCCCAAGAGGTGGTGGTTTTTCCCGGGTGGCCCAGCCGCCCTGCAGGGCCTGACACAGCTGCAGCTTTGGGACTGCCTGCAGTTCCCACTTTGTCCACGAGATGGCACAAGATGCCTGTGACTGGGCTCATTGATCCAACCATGGGATGGGGGGAGACACTCTTTGGGTCTGGTTTTCCATCTGCAGCCAGCAAGCAGGGGCCTTTACAGAAGATCCTCACCTCCTTCCCAGActtggaaactgaggttcagagtgggAGAGGACCTGCCTGAGGCCAAACAACAAGTTAACAGCGGAGTtgggcctcccagcccctgccctagGGTGTTTTTCTGCAGGGTGGAGCGGGCTGCCCCCAATCCTGCTACAATAGACCAggcctcccctgcagccccagctgggGGCCTGGCTGAGCTGAGACCCCCACAGTGAGCTGGCAGGCTGAGGAGTTGTTGGGCCTCCTGCCCACAACTGACGGCCAGATGGTGGTTGAGGGGCTGTCCGGCTCAATCTCCAGACAGATATTGGCCCCCGGCCCGGGCTATGGGCCAAAACGTCTGCccagggagacagaggcagagggccACCACCCCTCCAAGGGCCCAGGATATAATCACTATCTTAGCAGCCCCTGCATAAGCACCCCTCACCAGTTTGGAGAGCTGGTTACACCCCTTGCCCAACCAGGTTAGGGCTCCCAGGGACGAGGCATGTATGTGTCAGAGGGACTGGGTCCTTCTCACACTGACTCAAGGGGCTGACCTGTTTCCCTTCCAGGGATGAgacggggaggggaggtggggtcCCAGTACCCCTCAGGAGCCCCCAAAACAAAAGAGAGTCCCAGGAATGGGCAGGGCTGAGTGAGGCTTGTTCTTAGCCTGCTGTGCGGGCTGGGCcagctccttccctctctggtGCTCCCAAAGTTTTCTGATGATGATCTGAGGGCTCGGCCTGGTCCATATGGGAGGCCTAATTTGCAGGAGTTTCTCAAATACTGGCAGCTCCATTTCTGGCTCAAGGTTGAAATATTCTTAGGGCCCAGGGCTTCTGATTCTAAGTGTAGGAGTCTGGGGTGGAGTGGAGTGGCAGCTGTTGGGGGGAAGGGACAGGGGCTGCTGTGGGATGGGCGGCATGTGGAAGCCCCCTCACTTGCCCCCATTCAGCCCCTCAGCCTCTTCTCCCCCTTGTCCCTCTTCTGTGGCTCTCCTGCCCCCTGAATCAGAGCTCAGGGCTGAGGGAGTGAGGGTGTTAGCACCTCCCTCTACCCTCCTTCTGGAGGGGTCATGGGTGTAGGGCCTACAGGGCAGAGGGGAACTCTGGGAGGAACCTGCCACTCACTGAGTGGCACTCTGGGCCTTGGGCCTCCAGAAGAACAGGATggctgaggcaggcagggcaaTGGGAGGTTCCCTGATACGGGTGGatcctgctccctgccctggtgagctggggtggggcctaCGGGCCAGACAGGGACAGGCCTGGTGGAGGAGGCTGGGCATTCACCTTTTGCCAATCCCCGATCTGTGAAGTGTGGCCAGACCTCAAGCCCCAACCCTAAACATGGAACCCCTTAGGCTGGAATGACTCCCCTCAGGCAACTAGGGCCCTGCCAGGGGAACTGGGAAGCCATGTCAAGGCTTTAGGGGGCTGGACCCTGATGGTGTTAGGGACCACGGCTCAGAATCAATTTGTGGCGGTCTCTGTCATGAGCactggaggggcagggagcaaAGGAGAGCCCAGCCAGACCCCACCCAGCCCACCAACCTCTGACCTCTGATCCCTGAACTCTCTTCCAGGCTATCTCCCCCCTTGACATTTTCCTGGAACCTGGGGACTTGGGTTTGTGAACATTTCTATGTAAACCACCCACACCTCAGCTGGGAAAGTCTCCCCAATTGGGAACCAGCCAATCTGACACAGAGGCATCCAGGGGGCTGGCCGGGGTGGAGGAAGAAGCTGCAGGTGGATGGCGGGGCCCTtgacccctcccttctcctccccgccTTCCTGGCCCTGGATGGGGTGGAGCCACTGCCTTATAAGTGGCAGGCCTGGCGGCAACAGAGCAAACTACAGCCAGCAGCGGGACCAGAGGGCGCTCCGCGGGCAGCGTGGTGCCCTCGGTTCCCCAGCATGGTCCCCTCGGCCTGGGCCATCTGCTGCCTCCTGGGGGGCCTCCTTCTCCGTgcaggcagccccagccccggccccagcGTGCCCCGCCTGCGGCTCTCCTACCGAGGTATGGGCAGTGCATGCCCTGCTTGTGTGCATGTCCGTGGGAACCCTGGACCCTGTGACACCCCCTGCTGTGGGGCCACAGCCAGCTCTGGGCAGTCTGTTCTGCCAGCTGGAGGGATGCAGTCACTCCCTGCACAGCCCGTGGGAAGGACTTCGTGGTTGGTCCCAGGGATGGTGCTCCTGGTTGGCCACCAGAGGCAGGAGCTGCAGCCAGCTGGGAGGAAGGCATGGGAGAGAGACAGGTCTTGGGAGACATGgccagggtggaggtgggagaggcagggacaCATAGTGGGGAACCTGAGGGGGCTGCTGAGAAAAGGAGATGGATGGAGACTCTGAGAGACCTCAATAGAGGTGggcagagagagatggggagggggctgagaagACATGTCTGGAGGATCTGTCTGCACCCAGCCAGGACTCCTTGCCCAGGGCAGACAGTGGAGGGGCAGGGCAACATCCTCTCCCTCTCATCCCCCTGCAGTGGGGTCTCCTCACCGTCCCCACAGCCTCTCTGCCTACTTTCTTCTTGCAACCCAATTCCCAATTCTGGCCTTTCCTCTTCCGTCTCCCTCCCAGAGACTCTTCGCAGCCTAGGAAGTTCCAGCCTCCCCTCTTTGCCCATCCTGGTCCAGGAGATTCCCCTGCAGATCTAACCTGACATGTTGTGCTGCAGCTGGCACAGGCCTCCTGGGAATCTGTGGAGATGATCCGTGGGAAAAGGTCCCTGAGATAGGCAGAACCCACAGATTCTTCTTCTTGGGGAAACCAGAGGGGTGATCACCTTCCCCTGGGAACCCCAGCCCAAGGGAGGAGACCCAGTCCTGCTCTGGGGAGTCTGAGGCGGGAGACATAACTCCACTCGGAAGAGGCTGAAGCAGGTGTCTGGGGGGAGAATGTGGTCCTGCCCTGGGAGCTGTGGTTTCAGGGGGTGATCAGGCTacaagaaaaagcccaaataGGGTGAGTTCCTTCCAAATTACTGTCAGCTATGgcgggcttcctggaagaggcctGGAAGAGTCTGGGGATGGAGTGGGTGCTGGGTCAAGGATGAGCCTTTGGGCAGGCATAGGATGCTCGGCCTTCCCAAGGGTGGCCAGCACCCCTTCCCACCACATCCTGCTACCTGCCCCCTTGCCTGCccatcacctccacctccctTGCTGAACCCCTGGCACCTATATCAGGATCCTTGACTCCTGGGACCAGATCCCCAGACAGTCCCCtccgccccctgcccccatccctgaGGCCTGGGTCACCAGTGTCTATGGAGGAGAAAATCCTCTTTAGCCACAGTCCTGGTCTAGAGCCTGAAGCTCTACCTGGCCATACCTGGCCTCTCCCACACCCAGGCCTTTGCCATGTGCTCCTCTGCTGGGAGTGCTCTCCCCTGCCTGTCCACCTGTCCCCCCAAGTCAGGCTTACACAATGCTCACCCACCCTTCCTCAAGGTTCTCCCAGCACTTTGCCCAGCTTGCTGCCATATTTCTGCCAGCAGGGCCATCTTCCCTGGGGACTGGGTAGGGCACAGATGGGCCAGTGGGAAGAAGATGTTAAATGACAGATCAAGAGGCTAAGGCATGGAAGAGTAGGAGGCAGGCCCctgggtgggctgggctgggtgggaggcTCAGAGCCTCctgtcccacccacccccaggagCCATTTCTCAGAAGCTCTCCAGCAGCCCTGTGCAAGGAAACATTTTCCAGATGTGAGTGTGTGGGGGCTGAATGCACAGCTGAGGCCCTCCACCTCCACGCCTTGGCTGGGGAAGTGGGCTGAGCAGCAGGCCCTTACcccctcccttgctccctcctAGACCTCCTGTCTGCCAACCGCTCTGCCATCTTTCTGGGTCCCCGGGGCTCCCTGGACCTTCGGGCCATGTACCTGGATGAGTACCGGGACTGCCTCTTTCTGGGGGGCCGTGATGCTCTCTACTCTCTGCAGCTGGaccaggcatggctggatccccGGGAGGTGAGCTGGACTGACTGGAGAGagggtctgtctgagagctggtcttCTTGGGATGGGAAGctgggtggggaaactgaggctgtaaGGTCAGGAGTCAGCTAGGCTGTGTTTCAGGTCCTGTGGCCTCCGCagccaggacagagggaagagtgTGTTCGCAAGGGAAGAGATCCTTTGGTGAGTGCTGTCGGGAGTGACTGCCCCCCAACCCCGACCAATACCCAGGCCCTGACCCCCAGGATAGCCTGTGGCCACTCCCCCAGGTGCCTATGCTGGGGGCCTTTGGAGCACATCCTTAGGGCCTTTGAAGGTCTGTGAAGAATGTTACCCTCATCTTAGATCCCCAGAGCTGATCAGTCAGGCAGGACTGAGCCTCGGGGCCCAAGAAGACAGTGAGCATCCTTcatcccctccccccatcttCTCCCCGCTAGATGGAGTGTGCCAACTTTGTGCGGGTGCTGCAGCCCCACAATCGGACCCACCTGCTGGTGTGTGGCACTGGGGCCTTCCAGCCCACCTGTGCCCTCATCACTGTTGGGCACCGTGGAGAGGTGAGCTTGTGGTGGGCCCCACAAAGGACTGGGAAGCAGTGACATTTCCTCCCTGCTGCCTGAACGCTCCCCATTGAGCCTGGGTctgggcagagggggcaggggcCTGAAAGGCGCCTTTGTGCCAGGGAGCTGACCCCATCGACAAGGTCTTGAATGAGGGCGCCTTCTGCCCACCCCCACTCTCTAGCTGCACGCGATGGGCACTGCCCCAGTGTGGGGGCTGGTGCTGCTTTCCCAGGTAacacccctccctgcctctcccccagcATGTGCTCCACCTGGAGCCCGGCAGTGTAGAAAGTGGGCGGGGGCGATGCCCACATGAGCCCAGCCGTCCCTTTGCCAGCACTTTTGTAGGTGAGTGATCCCCAGGCCCACCTGGGGACAGGGAGCATGGAGCTAGCCAATGTCATTGGGAATGGATGGTAGCTGGGCCCTCCTCCCGACTCTGCCTCCCACCCCTATCCTAGGTGGGGATCTGTACACAGGCCTCACTGCCGACTTCCTTGGGCGTGAGGCCATGATCTTCCGGAGTGGGGGTCCCCGGCCAGCCTTGCGTTCTGACTCTGACCAGAATCTCCTGCATGGTGAGCTCAGGGGTCTTCTGAGGGCAAGGCTGGCTGGAGTCTGCCCCCCGCATtagcagggaggcaggagagctgaTGCTAGAGTGGGGACTGGAGGGGCAGACCATCCCCACTCTACTCCCTGGGACTTCAGCCTCCAGTGGGGTCCCTGAACCTCTTCCGTTCCCCTAGGGTTCAGCCCCCTGTCCTCCCCTGTGAGGCCCACCCCCCGCACCAGCTTCATCATGTCACCTCACAGATCCCCGGTTTGTTATGGCGGCCCGGATCCCTGACAACTCAGACCGGGACGATGACAAGGTGTACTTCTTCTTCTCGGAGACTGTCCCCTCGCCAGATGGTGGCCCAGGCCGTGTCACCGTCAGCCGTGTGGGCCGTGTTTGTGTGGTGAGAGCTGTGAAGGGGTGGTAAGGTTCAAGTCCTTGCCACACCCACCTTCCTCAACCTGTCCTCACCAGCAGtagtagggaaactgaggcaggggtgTGAAACCGCCGTCCATGCCTCTCCCCCTAAGGGTGAGGGTTtaggagcaggaggaaggcctGTCCTCATGGGCCCAAGGCTGACTCTGGCCCCCGACCCCCAGAATGACGCTGGTGGCCAGCGGGTGCTGGTGAACAAATGGAGCACCTTCCTCAAGGCCAGGCTGGTCTGCTCGGTGCCTGGCCTCGGTGGTGCTGAGACCCACTTTGATCAGCTGGGTAAGGACATCTCCAGGGGGAGGCCAGGGTGCGGCAGCAGGGAGGGCTCAGAGCCAGTGAGTGGGGGTCACTGGCAATGGCCTTCTGTCTCCTAGAGGATGTGTTTCTGCTGTGGCCCAAGGCAGGGAAGAGCCTCGAGGTGTATGCACTGTTCAGCACGGTCAGGTGGGCACACCAGCCTCCCTtcacctcccacccctggccTGGTCTCTGCACCCTCAGCTTCCTCTGTTGAGCCTCTGCCTTCATGTCCTGGCCTTGCCATGGGTCCCTGTCTCTGTCCCTGACACAGGGACTCCATGGCTGTATTCTCTGCCtcattctctttgcctttgcCTCGATGTCCTTGTTTTTCGGTTTCTGCTGGCTGCAGGCACTGTCACCCTCTGCCCTGACCGTGGAACCAGGCTGCCCCCTTCCTGCCTATCATGGCCACTCTGGCCTGATTGTCCCTGTCCGCCCTTGGCAGTGCTGTGTTCCAGGGCTTCGCTGTCTGCGTGTATCACATGGTGGACATCTGGGAGGTCTTCAAGGGGCCCTTTGCCCACCAAGATGGTCCCCAGCACCAGTGGGGGCCCTATGGGGGCAAGGTGCCCTTCCCTCGCCCTGGCATGGTGAGTAtctgcccagggccaggccagggaaGAGGGCTGAGCAGATGCCAGGAGGGACTCCGCCTTGGGACAGCCTTGTAGCTGCGTGTAGCACCATGGcagtggctgggctggggctctAGAGGTGCTGGGCGGAGTGAGGAGGGGAGCGAAGCCCTGACCATGTTAAGGAGTCCTCGTACAGGGAGAGTGGTCCCTCTGAGGTTGGTGTGCCCAGGCAGTGGGGCATGGAAACAGATTGGGGTGGGGAACCGGCCATTCCAGGATGCTTCAGGCACTCCCTTTGCTGCTTCCCACAGTGCCCTAGCAAGATGACTGCGCAGCCAGGACGACCCTTTGGCAGCACCAAGGACTACCCGGACGAGGTGCTACATTTTGCCCGAGCCCACCCACTCATGTTCCAGCCTGTGCGGCCTCGGCAGGGCCGCCCTGTCCTTGTCAAAACCCACCTAGCCCAGCAGCTGCGCCAGATCGTGGTGGACCGAGTGGAGGCAGAGGATGGGACCTACGATGTCATGTTCCTGGGGACTGGTGAGTGGCCTGAGTCAGGTGGCTGGGCCGGGGAGGTGTGCAggggcccaggctggcccctcctctcttACTGaccccttctcctctgccctaGACTCAGGTTCCGTGCTCAAGGTCATTGCTCTCCAGGCTGGGGGCTCTGCGGAACCTGAGGAGGTAGTTCTGGAGGAGCTTCAGGTGTTTAAGGTGAGCAGGGGATTGATGAGAGGAGTCCCCTCAATCCCAGTCCCTGGGTCTAGGCCTCCctccagggaggcaggagcaaagacaggagggagaagggactgTCTTTACTGAACCTGCAGCCGGGGGGATGAAAGTGATGACACTCACTGGTGCAGAGGCCTTGCTGATGCTTCTGAATGACTGTGGGGCCTGGAGATGCAGTCTGTGAGCTGAAAgttggaggctcagggagggacgGCCAAGGTGAGCACCCTTTGACAAAGCCCTGCCAGGTTCAAGTCCCGGTGAGGGGGTGGCTGAGACCCCAAGTCCCCAAGGGGTTCTGTTGGCCCATCTATGGAATCAGACAGGGGGTCATCTATGTCAGGGGTACTGTTGTGCCTCCTGACATGGGATGGTTGATTTGGGACAGCTGCTTCATTGCTTGGGAACAGAGCTGTGGGAGGGGACACTGGAGCTTTGTGCTTTCAGCCAAGCCTCCTGCTTGGAGGCCAGCCAGGGTGAGGGGACCTTTCTTGTAACCCGATGTCTGGGAAAGACTGTCTGGCCTTAGTTGCCAGGGTGTGCGTTGACCCAGGCTGGGAGGTAGGTGGCTCCCacaccagaggctggaggaggctgaaagcagggaggcagaggaagtcTCCCCCAAGCCCACCCTCGCTGAGACCCTGCTCCATCCCCAGGTGCCCACACCCATCACTGAAATGGAGATCTCTGTCAAAAGGGTAAGAGCAGCTGCCTCCTCCCTACCCCTCCACCCTCTCCACCCCTGCCCGCAGCCTCCTTGAGTGCTGCTGTTGTCTGCTGGGAAGCCCCACTACAGCACGCCCTGCAGCTGCCTGATTAGGCCTTGCAATGAGGGGTGAGAGTCCAGCTGGGAGCTGAGAGTCCCATGAATGAAACCAGTAGGCAGTGGGAGACCCCAAGTAAGTGAGGCTGTGTTCAGATAAGGGGAGATCCACAAAGGCTGGTTCCTCAGGGAAGGCAAACCTACTTAAAAACAAAGTCCAGATTCTAAATCAAACAGGGGAGTCTCCTAGAGGTCTGCTGTGTCCTTTGCAAGTGGCAAATACCATCTCCCCAAGTTTATCTTTGGGTAAATCCTGACTTTTGTACTGGGATTGATTAAATCAGAGTGTACCTCTAAGGTCAGAGGCAAGTCATGATAAAGTTAGAGGGCAAAGGTCAGCAGAAGGGAGGGCCTGGAGAAGCCCCTCAGAGAAAAGCCCCCAGGT is from Equus przewalskii isolate Varuska chromosome 15, EquPr2, whole genome shotgun sequence and encodes:
- the SEMA3G gene encoding semaphorin-3G, yielding MVPSAWAICCLLGGLLLRAGSPSPGPSVPRLRLSYRDLLSANRSAIFLGPRGSLDLRAMYLDEYRDCLFLGGRDALYSLQLDQAWLDPREVLWPPQPGQREECVRKGRDPLMECANFVRVLQPHNRTHLLVCGTGAFQPTCALITVGHRGEHVLHLEPGSVESGRGRCPHEPSRPFASTFVGGDLYTGLTADFLGREAMIFRSGGPRPALRSDSDQNLLHDPRFVMAARIPDNSDRDDDKVYFFFSETVPSPDGGPGRVTVSRVGRVCVNDAGGQRVLVNKWSTFLKARLVCSVPGLGGAETHFDQLEDVFLLWPKAGKSLEVYALFSTVSAVFQGFAVCVYHMVDIWEVFKGPFAHQDGPQHQWGPYGGKVPFPRPGMCPSKMTAQPGRPFGSTKDYPDEVLHFARAHPLMFQPVRPRQGRPVLVKTHLAQQLRQIVVDRVEAEDGTYDVMFLGTDSGSVLKVIALQAGGSAEPEEVVLEELQVFKVPTPITEMEISVKRQMLYVGSRLGVARLQLHQCETYGSACAECCLARDPYCAWDGASCTHYRPGTSKRRFRRQDIRHGNPALQCLGQSREAEAAGLVATTTVYGTEHNSTFLECLPKSPQAAVRWFLQRPGDEGSDQVKTDERVLQTEQGLLFRRLSRLDAGTYTCTTLEHGFSQMVVRLALEVIIATQLDSLFPRVPRPEDPPARGGLASTPTKAWYKDILQLIGFANLPRVDEYCERVWCSSRSRGKQAKGKSWAGLELGKKVKSRVQAERNRTPREVEAT